A stretch of DNA from Francisella uliginis:
GATAGGTTTATTGGCTGCTTCTCTTCTACAATATTGATTAAAGAGATACAATCCATTGGGCATGGTTCAATACATAACTCACAACCTGTACACTCTGATTCGATAACAGTATGCATTAATTTTTTAGTGCCAGAAATTGCATCAACAGGGCATGCCTGTAAGCATTTTTCACAGCCTATACACATTGATTCATCAATTTTTGCAACAGCTCGAGGTTTTTCTACTCCTAATGAGATATCAAGAGGTATCTCAGGCTTATCTAGTAACTTTGATAATTCTTTTAAGGTTCTTTGCCCGCCTGTGATACATTTGTTGTGTTTTTCGCCATTAGTTATAGCTTTGGCATAACTATAACAGTCTTCATAAGTGCATTTTTGACATTGAGTTTGTGGTAATACTTTATCAATTGAATCTACTGATGTAATCATATTTAATATAATTCTATGTTTGTTTTACTTTCGATGTTTTTTATGTAACTGGCAATATTGCTAGGTATTTCAATTAGTCCTTTAGCCATTGTTAAGATGAAGAATATAGGAAATATATTGATATCATCCCAAGAGAATTTATCACCATTAATAAATGGAGTTTTTACAAAGGGATCAATTTTCTCTAATAGTTCATTTATAGCTTTAATTGAATCATATGGAGGATTTTTTAGTAGCGATTCCATATCATCGATATATTGAGACTTTTTATTTATAAAATAATCTTTAGCACTTTGAGTAGGAAAATCACACTCATTAGCAGGATGGTGTGGTATACGAGGATATACTACTCTACGATAATGAGGCGCTAGTTTAGATACATACTCTTTTACAGAGCTATCTATAGTTGACGTTGCTATTTCAAAATTTTGTAACTTGGAGATGTAATTGCATATTTCATCACTTTCTTTGATAAAGCTACCATCATCTTTTTCTAAAAATGGTACCTGTTTAGAGCCAATTCTATCTATATGAGCTTTTTCATCGTCATTTGCTAAAATTATCATTTCATAATCTAGCTTACTTAAATCAGCAACTAGTCTTACTTTTATACAATAAGGACAATGATGGTACAAATATATTTTCATAATAAATTATTTGTATATTTCTATATTTTGAACTAATTATATCATTTATTGAGATTAGATAAACTAACAATGTAATGTTAAAAAAAACAGGGATTGTGGTTAATTTTTATTTTATTTACACCTAAAAAGACATTAATATAAAATTTATTATCATCGGAAAATATCATGTTTAAAGATTTAAAATCTAAGCAAAGTTTTACAATCGCAGCTATTACGTTCTGGGGACAGTTTGCAACTTATAGCCTTATATCTATATTAATCTTATATCTAACTAAATCAACATCTCACTATGGTTTAGGATTTTCAGAGCATCGAGCTTATTCATTTCAAGGGGTTAGCCAAGCCATGGGGTACGCTATACTCATGATAGGAGGGTATATAGCTGATAAGTATTTGGGGCTTAGAAGAGCTATACTTCTTGGTAGTTTACTAATGGCATTTAGTTATTTGCTTATTTTCTTAAGTGGTTTTTTTGTTCAATATACAAATGAGTTTTTTATATTCTCTTATGCCCTGATCCCTGCTAGTTCATCTTTATTTTTAGGGACATCTTCTGGGATGGTATCTAAAATATATAGTACAGACTATAAAGCTGCTAAAGGAGCGATGACTTCATTTTATATAGCGATAAATTTAGGTAGCCTTATAGCGTTTGCAATCTCTCCTATATTAATTGGTTATAAATATGGAGCTTTAGCAGTTTTAGCTATAGTTTTTGTTGGTAAGACTATAGCAGCTTTAAATTTTTATTATCGTTTTGAAATGTATGATAATGTTGTCGATAAAATTGATAAGGAGTCTATGCCATTCAAATCAAAATCTATAGTAATATCTTATTTAGTGATAGCTTATGTATTGACGCTTATATTTTATCAAATACCTAATCAGGCTAATATAATACTTGGAACAATCAGTATAATCTGTTTATTAGCATTCTTATTAAGAACAATAGTTGGTTTAAAAGCACAAATAAGAATTAAGCAAGTAATCGGATTGTTTCTAATTGTGATAGCCGTAGTATTTTTCGTTGTTTATAATCAAATGGGATCAACATTGATATTATTAGCTAAAAATAACTCTGATCTCAACCTTTTAGGCTTAACAGTCAAACCAGCAAGTTATAACCTAATAAATCCAATTATAATAATTTTTGGCGGAATGGCATTAATTAGAATTTATCCACTTATACCAAGATTTTATATACCATATCAATTTGCTGTGGGAGTATTATTATCAG
This window harbors:
- a CDS encoding RnfABCDGE type electron transport complex subunit B, which produces MITSVDSIDKVLPQTQCQKCTYEDCYSYAKAITNGEKHNKCITGGQRTLKELSKLLDKPEIPLDISLGVEKPRAVAKIDESMCIGCEKCLQACPVDAISGTKKLMHTVIESECTGCELCIEPCPMDCISLINIVEEKQPINLSENEYETQKDYYRNRYEFHKQRVEQAKSKQRDVYKNIATAQEMDKKAYIAASLAKFRNKKKKSSVDE
- the grxB gene encoding glutaredoxin 2 — protein: MKIYLYHHCPYCIKVRLVADLSKLDYEMIILANDDEKAHIDRIGSKQVPFLEKDDGSFIKESDEICNYISKLQNFEIATSTIDSSVKEYVSKLAPHYRRVVYPRIPHHPANECDFPTQSAKDYFINKKSQYIDDMESLLKNPPYDSIKAINELLEKIDPFVKTPFINGDKFSWDDINIFPIFFILTMAKGLIEIPSNIASYIKNIESKTNIELY
- a CDS encoding peptide MFS transporter, translating into MFKDLKSKQSFTIAAITFWGQFATYSLISILILYLTKSTSHYGLGFSEHRAYSFQGVSQAMGYAILMIGGYIADKYLGLRRAILLGSLLMAFSYLLIFLSGFFVQYTNEFFIFSYALIPASSSLFLGTSSGMVSKIYSTDYKAAKGAMTSFYIAINLGSLIAFAISPILIGYKYGALAVLAIVFVGKTIAALNFYYRFEMYDNVVDKIDKESMPFKSKSIVISYLVIAYVLTLIFYQIPNQANIILGTISIICLLAFLLRTIVGLKAQIRIKQVIGLFLIVIAVVFFVVYNQMGSTLILLAKNNSDLNLLGLTVKPASYNLINPIIIIFGGMALIRIYPLIPRFYIPYQFAVGVLLSAISLLVLYYAFLNTSTGVINGNYIGLTFVLLSIAELFVSAIGLSMIGIYCDPKTMGFAMGAWYIACSLSNSITGLVNQVVALPKDGVSILISANIYKDYFLDMGAIVLVVGIAICVVTFAMVKFMKKRSIDFV